The genome window TATCTACTTGATTCATTGCTGCTGAAAATAACTTTAAACAAATATCTTTTTAGCTTCAGATGAAGAACAATAAAAGAAATTGGTTGAACAGAATTAAGCAAAAAGATCAGTACTTAAATTACTAAGAGCCGGTTATGCTTAGAGTAACGTTGAGAATGTCCTGATGGTTAGTGATTCGAAGATGATACAGAGTCTGACTAGTAAATAGAAGACTGGTGAAGAGCAGTAATAAGTCGGATacttaaaacatatattaattaggtAATTCTTCTGCATATATTGAAGTTTTTCTGGGTGACGTGATTGTGGGTAAAGATTATAACTTGTACCTTCGCTCAAATCGCCTAATAATTGCTTCATCAAGGTCAAATGGCCTGTTAGTAGCAGCGAGAACAAGAATGCGTTCGTTGGCTTTTGATAGAAGCCCGTCCCAATGTGTCATGAACtcgtttttaatttttcgcatAGCCTCATGCTCGCCAACTCTTGTTCGTTGTCCAAGCATGCTGTCAACTTCATCTACAAAAATAATAGTAGGAGAAACTTTTGCTGCGAGTGTAAAGAGAGCTCTGACATTCTTTTCATCTTCCCCAAACCATTTAGAAGTGATGGTTGACATTGATACATTGATAAAACTTGCTCCTGCTTCCCTGGCAATGGCCTTTGCCATCATAGTTTTTCCAGTACCAGGAGGCCCGAAGAGTAAAATGCCTCGACAAGGTTTGAGGAGTCCCCCGGTAAATAGGTCTGGTCTTCGGAGAGGAAGCATGACCAACTCCTGCAATGATTCCTTGGTTTCTTCCAAGGAACCAATATCCTCAAATGTCACCCCAATTTCATGTGCTGGAATCACCTCTGGTCTTATACGCTTCTCGAATTCATTATCAGGAACTTCCTGGGAACACATTGTTACAGATAATGTTAGGGATATATATGTTGTCAAATTATCTATTGTAATATAAACAAAATCGTGTTTTCATGTTTTGCTACACCGCGAACCTCTGTCAGATTTAGGAATCTTAGTAAGATTACATAATCATCCAAATGCAAATGCCGATACAACGTTCTATTATTAGAAAGTATAGTATTCAGCATCCTTATGTCCCTGTTCAGTTAAAATACATAGTTTGACTCACCGGCTTTGGCGGAGCAGGATTCTCGCTTTCCTTTTTTGGTGCAGGATTTGATTTGTCTACCTCAGTTTTAGTTTCAGTTGTTACAGTTTCCGACTTTGATTCAGGCTTTGTAGCAACAATTTCTTCTGCTGGAAGTGCCTAGGGTTTAAAAAAACAAGAGACCATGTGTAAGTGTTACATCTTCTCAGAAAGTCCATATAAATATCCAATGATTGTTTAAAAGGATacataaataagtaaataaatacCTTAGAAGCTTCAGCATTCGTCTCCAGCTTGAAATTATCCTTGTCGTTATTTTTCCCCTCCTGGAAGAAACTTAATCCATGTGACAAACTGTAGGGAAGCAAGGGTAGATTCAGGGATTAGTAGAAGTTGAAATCAAATAACAATTTAATTCTTTCCCCTTAAGGAAAAAGTTGTGTGTACCTCTTTGATGATATAATAAGCCTCCCATTCCGGTATTCTGGTACTTTATTATTCATCAAATGATAAGAGATTGCTGCTACCACAATTTCTTCGATGTAATTACCAAGAACAATTGCATCTGCTTGGCAGATTGTATTTAGGTCATCACATTCAAGATCATTTGCTGCAAGTACCTCAGCAATATGGTTTTTGTTATCCTGAGCCTGAATTGTCTTCAAGTCCTCTTCTAATTGGGTTTTCCAGCTTCGAAGACGACCCTCATCTTCAGGTGGCTTTATCTCGATAGTGTAAGGAAACAAATAAGTCAGTCGTTCATCAATTTCGCTGCTATCATCATCTGACTCCAACATCCTGGAACCAAGAAGTAAAACTGGTCCTGATAACTTCTTCAACATTTTATCGAACAAGTTGTATAGCCTTGGAGATTGGAGAAGCAGCTTCTCGACATCCCTGATGTACAGTACGACGGCCCTATTATTAGAGACAGAAACCAAAACCTGTGGTATAGTGAGTGACTGTTTGTCAGCAGCTTATGGAGTCGTGAAAGTTCCAACAGTTAAACTTAATTAAGACAGGCAAACAATACATATCTGAGATGTACCTTGTAAAGCGCCTGTAAGAAGACCTTTTCATCAAAAGACAAGGTACTAATGCGCTTTGAGGCACCTAGAATAAGTAATTAGAATCAAAGATCAGCAGAAAGCAATATTATGACCACACATTATGTAACATATGCGTCAAAAATTTAGGGGCAAGACTCTACACAATGTAGCTGTTTATATTTTCTTAGGTCAGCTCCCTAAAAGTTCAGAATTGTATGAACTGCTGGTATCTTCTGAAAAGACGTCATTGCTCAAATATTGTAGGTGACTAGGAGCATGAAGTCAAAACAAAGATAAAGCTCGAACAAGGAGTGGTGTTCAAACTTCAATAAGATGGCTTCAGGTATGTAGAACAATTTATAGATTAATCTTGAAATAAAGATACATCTTTACTAATCTCACAAGAATTAACTGAGACAAACTATATACCAGTGTACATCAGATTCAACTTTAATGCAGATCATACAAATTTCAGTACAGCGAGAAAAATTGTTTCCAGAATACTACTTTTTGTGAATGTACTCCAAAGTATGAGCTTGAATGAAGTAGattatcggacatgtttgtagatataaaatttaattaggtCTGCACTCGAATTAGAAGAAATGACTTTAGTCTCAGTTGTACTTATTCTAGCACACTATGGTTTCTTTCATGACGTATCGTTATTATATAGAATAGCAAACATAAAAATGTAGGTGTTACAGTTATACTCCTCATATTATCTTATCCAccaataaagtttatcaaaACAAGGCTCTGAGCAACTACCTGGATTTGCAGAGGACTGGGAACTCAAGCTACTCAGATCTGAAGATATAGAAGCATTTCTACGATGCTTTGGAGGAGCTTGACTGCCTTCCATACTCCTGAAAAGTGAAGAACTTGAGTTtgatatcttaaaaatattattaatggtttgaatataaaattatatactaattTAACATACTTCAGTCTGGTTTCCAGGCCACTGCTTTGCCTACTCAGTGATCCTGCAACAGAATTTTATCGATCAGATTAAATAATGCTGTTGGGGAAAGTGTTACTATGATCTTAAGCAAGTATGTGAATGATAAACATAGTACCTGCCGTTGGTGAAAGTCTTGAGATGGAGCCAAACAAGCTCGACATCTGCTCCAAAGCCACATCTGAGATAGACCTCTTGAGAGGCTGCAAAAAGTATAAATGTATGACGATTCAAAATGTAATCCACTTGACACAACACATCAACCTTACTGCTCTGTAGTGGTTGATAAAAACTTTGAAATGATGCAAAAGGTAAATGCAGGTAGGGGCTTACCGCTTCTTTCTTAGAACTGCCATACTTGCTTTGCATCTGTAAATTAATCCAATTACAAGATTAGCATTCAATCACATATCAAGAACTGGAAAAAACATAAGCGCTGTCATATTCACCTTCATAGAGAAGTCGGGCACATCCAACAACAATAACTTTGCTTCAAAGTAATGTGACAGAGCCTTTGCAAGCATTTGCTGGTAGAGTTCTTCAAAAGAAGTAACCAAGCAATGACACCAAATCAGGCAAAACTAAAGAAGATCATACAAATTCTTACTTCAATTAAAGGTACAACACGAATACGGATTAGGATCGTATACCAGCAGGCCCTGTGAGCAATATAGCTCTACTAGCAGGCGACAAATTTCTCGTGTGCCTAGAAACATCCAAGTGCTTAAGATGAACATAAGCTGCACTCGTTAGCAACATCCGTGTTCTCTCACTGTCATTATCATTAACAAAACAAGATCACAACAATGCCCTAGAATCAATCTTACATAAATTCCCCACAAATCCCTACGAAAATCGGTGATCTGGACCTCCTATTAAAGCTAAAAATATACAAACAGCTCTCCAtcataacaaatatataaatctcaaaTAAACAAAAGTACACAATTAAAACATTTTGTCCAATTATTCGAAAATAGAATGGCATAATTTTCATCTGCTAAACTCAAAACACAGAGAAAGATTAATATCCATGATTCAATTCTCCCAACGGCCAACACATATATGTTAGAATACTATATGATCCTGATAAGCAATCCTCCTAGCACCAGTCCGACTCCCTGACACGAAGGCAAAGTTATTTCCCCGAAGATGGGCGCCCTGATCCACCCTCGATCCAAAAATAGGTTTCAGTGAAAGGAACGCTAGAATACTATATGGGCAAAGTTATGCTCCAAAAATGGGCGTCCTAATCCACCCTCGACCCAAAAATGAGCTTGCAAGTGAGGGGATATTAGAATACTATATGATTCTCTTAAGCTCTCCTCCTAACATCTCATCCTAACATCTTGAGACTTTGGAAAAATTTGTCACTTAATTCAAATCAAAAATCATCCCGAGAACGTATCTGAAGACGGTAAGATGTACACAGACCTTACATCTCGTAAAAAAACGAAAAAGGcaaaggtggtggtggtgattgtaTGAAAAGTAAGCATACCTAAGATAATAGGGGAAGTCCTCAAAGGTGACCGTGCTATCTTTCCCATCCTGCACAAGCCTAAGAAGCTCCATTTCAATCTGATCACCATTAACACCAGCAATGGGAGCATTCGAAGCTCCACTCCATCTCTGCCCCGATGCATATCCAAGTCCCACGCCGACCCCTACACTCAATGCAGATAGATACAGATGCTTCTGCTCCATCTCCTCCCCTGCAACCTCTCTGTATCTCTctctaaaaatctaaaaatatatgaatgcaAGTGTTttttcgagaggtgaagagaaGGGGTTGGATTAGAGGATGGAGAGAAGTGAAATGTGGGAATGCTCCGAGAAAAACGGACAGGTTAAGAAGATTTTTTGGAACTACAATTATTGTT of Daucus carota subsp. sativus chromosome 3, DH1 v3.0, whole genome shotgun sequence contains these proteins:
- the LOC108214907 gene encoding uncharacterized protein LOC108214907, with translation MEQKHLYLSALSVGVGVGLGYASGQRWSGASNAPIAGVNGDQIEMELLRLVQDGKDSTVTFEDFPYYLSERTRMLLTSAAYVHLKHLDVSRHTRNLSPASRAILLTGPAELYQQMLAKALSHYFEAKLLLLDVPDFSMKMQSKYGSSKKEAPLKRSISDVALEQMSSLFGSISRLSPTAGSLSRQSSGLETRLKSMEGSQAPPKHRRNASISSDLSSLSSQSSANPGASKRISTLSFDEKVFLQALYKVLVSVSNNRAVVLYIRDVEKLLLQSPRLYNLFDKMLKKLSGPVLLLGSRMLESDDDSSEIDERLTYLFPYTIEIKPPEDEGRLRSWKTQLEEDLKTIQAQDNKNHIAEVLAANDLECDDLNTICQADAIVLGNYIEEIVVAAISYHLMNNKVPEYRNGRLIISSKSLSHGLSFFQEGKNNDKDNFKLETNAEASKALPAEEIVATKPESKSETVTTETKTEVDKSNPAPKKESENPAPPKPEVPDNEFEKRIRPEVIPAHEIGVTFEDIGSLEETKESLQELVMLPLRRPDLFTGGLLKPCRGILLFGPPGTGKTMMAKAIAREAGASFINVSMSTITSKWFGEDEKNVRALFTLAAKVSPTIIFVDEVDSMLGQRTRVGEHEAMRKIKNEFMTHWDGLLSKANERILVLAATNRPFDLDEAIIRRFERRIMVGLPTADSREKILRTLLAKEKVDELDFKELAMMTEGYSGSDLKIFCTTAAYRPVRELIKQEREKDLEKKRRAEQEKNSEDASEEKEEAERVITLRPLNMEDMRQAKNQVAASFASEGSIMNELKQWNDLYGEGGSRKKEQLTYFL